The following are from one region of the Escherichia sp. E4742 genome:
- the nudB gene encoding dihydroneopterin triphosphate diphosphatase — MKDKVYKRPVSILVVIYALDTKRVLMLQRRDDPDFWQSVTGSVEEGETASQAAMREVKEEVTIDVVAEQLTLIDCQRTVEFEIFSHLRHRYAPGVTRNTESWFCLALPHERQIVFTEHLAYKWLDASAAAALTKSWSNRQAIEQFVINAA, encoded by the coding sequence GTGAAGGATAAAGTGTATAAGCGTCCCGTTTCGATCTTAGTGGTCATCTATGCACTAGATACGAAACGGGTGCTGATGTTGCAGCGGCGTGACGATCCCGATTTCTGGCAGTCGGTAACCGGCAGCGTGGAAGAGGGTGAAACCGCGTCGCAAGCTGCTATGCGCGAAGTAAAGGAAGAGGTCACCATCGATGTTGTCGCTGAACAACTGACCTTAATTGACTGTCAGCGCACGGTAGAGTTTGAAATTTTTTCACATTTACGTCATCGCTATGCGCCAGGCGTGACGCGCAATACGGAATCATGGTTCTGTCTTGCGCTCCCGCACGAGCGCCAGATTGTTTTCACTGAACATCTGGCTTACAAGTGGCTTGATGCGTCTGCTGCGGCGGCGCTCACTAAGTCATGGAGCAACCGGCAGGCGATTGAACAGTTTGTTATTAACGCTGCCTGA
- the ruvC gene encoding crossover junction endodeoxyribonuclease RuvC — translation MSIILGIDPGSRVTGYGVIRQVGRQLSYLGSGCIRTKVDDLPSRLKLIYAGVTEIITQFQPDYFAIEQVFMAKNADSALKLGQARGVAIVAAVNQELPVFEYAARQVKQTVVGIGSAEKSQVQHMVRTLLKLPANPQADAADALAIAITHCHVSQNAMQMSESRLNLARGRLR, via the coding sequence ATGTCTATTATTCTCGGTATTGACCCGGGTTCGCGCGTTACCGGCTACGGTGTTATCCGTCAGGTGGGCAGGCAACTGTCCTACCTGGGTAGCGGATGCATACGCACCAAAGTGGATGATTTACCGTCTCGTCTGAAACTGATCTATGCGGGCGTGACGGAAATCATCACCCAGTTCCAGCCCGATTATTTCGCAATCGAACAAGTCTTTATGGCGAAGAACGCTGACTCTGCCCTGAAACTGGGGCAGGCACGAGGCGTGGCGATTGTGGCAGCGGTGAATCAGGAATTGCCGGTGTTTGAATATGCTGCGCGTCAGGTGAAGCAAACAGTGGTGGGCATTGGTAGCGCCGAAAAAAGCCAGGTGCAGCATATGGTGCGTACCTTGCTGAAATTACCTGCTAATCCACAGGCGGATGCCGCCGATGCGCTGGCGATTGCCATCACCCACTGCCATGTCAGCCAGAATGCGATGCAGATGAGCGAATCGCGGCTGAACCTGGCGAGAGGGCGACTGCGTTAA
- the ruvA gene encoding Holliday junction branch migration protein RuvA, with product MIGRLRGIIIEKQPPLVLIEVGGVGYEVHMPMTCFYELPEAGQEAIVFTHFVVREDAQLLYGFNNKQERTLFKELIKTNGVGPKLALAILSGMSAQQFVNAVEREEVGALVKLPGIGKKTAERLIVEMKDRFKGLHGDLFTPAADLVLTSPASPATDDAEQEAVAALVALGYKPQEASRMVSKIARPDASSETLIREALRAAL from the coding sequence GTGATAGGCAGACTCAGAGGCATCATCATTGAAAAACAACCCCCGCTGGTGTTAATCGAAGTGGGCGGCGTAGGCTATGAAGTGCATATGCCGATGACCTGTTTTTATGAACTCCCTGAAGCGGGACAGGAAGCGATCGTTTTCACCCACTTTGTGGTGCGTGAAGACGCGCAGCTGCTGTACGGCTTTAACAATAAGCAAGAGCGCACGTTGTTTAAAGAGTTAATCAAAACCAACGGAGTCGGCCCGAAGTTGGCGCTGGCGATCCTCTCCGGAATGTCAGCGCAGCAGTTCGTTAATGCCGTTGAACGTGAAGAAGTGGGAGCACTGGTGAAACTGCCGGGCATTGGTAAAAAAACCGCCGAGCGTTTAATTGTCGAAATGAAAGACCGATTTAAAGGTTTGCACGGCGATCTCTTTACGCCAGCCGCCGATCTGGTGCTCACGTCGCCTGCCAGCCCGGCAACCGATGATGCTGAACAGGAAGCGGTTGCTGCGCTGGTGGCGCTGGGCTATAAACCACAAGAAGCCAGCCGCATGGTGAGCAAAATCGCTCGCCCTGACGCCAGCAGTGAAACATTAATTCGCGAAGCCCTACGCGCCGCGTTATGA
- a CDS encoding YebB family permuted papain-like enzyme, giving the protein MNINYPAEYEIGDIVFTCIGAALFGQISAASNCWSNHVGIIIGHNGEDFLVAESRVPLSTITTLSRFIKRSSNQRYAIKRLDAGLTEQQKQRIVEQVPSRLRKLYHTGFKYESSRQFCSKFVFDIYKEALCIPVGEIETFGELLNSNPNAKLTFWKFWFLGAIPWDRKTVTPASLWHHPSLMLIHAEGVETPQPELTEAV; this is encoded by the coding sequence GTGAATATTAATTACCCTGCTGAATATGAAATTGGTGATATCGTCTTTACATGTATAGGTGCTGCCTTATTTGGTCAAATATCAGCAGCATCAAATTGCTGGAGTAATCACGTCGGGATCATTATCGGTCATAACGGTGAAGACTTCCTGGTTGCAGAAAGCCGTGTTCCCCTCTCAACCATCACTACTCTATCCCGTTTTATTAAACGTTCTTCTAATCAACGCTATGCTATAAAGCGATTAGACGCAGGGCTAACAGAACAACAAAAACAACGAATTGTTGAACAGGTTCCCTCCCGGCTACGTAAGCTCTACCACACCGGTTTTAAATACGAATCTTCACGCCAGTTCTGTTCAAAATTTGTCTTTGATATTTATAAAGAGGCGCTATGTATTCCGGTGGGCGAAATAGAGACGTTTGGAGAACTGTTAAATAGCAATCCGAATGCAAAACTCACTTTCTGGAAATTCTGGTTCTTAGGTGCAATTCCGTGGGATCGTAAAACGGTTACGCCAGCGAGTTTGTGGCATCATCCGAGTCTAATGTTGATTCATGCGGAGGGAGTAGAAACGCCTCAGCCTGAACTGACCGAGGCGGTATAA
- a CDS encoding YebC/PmpR family DNA-binding transcriptional regulator, whose translation MAGHSKWANTRHRKAAQDAKRGKIFTKIIRELVTAAKLGGGDPDANPRLRAAIDKALSNNMTRDTLNRAIARGVGGDDDANMETIIYEGYGPGGTAIMIECLSDNRNRTVAEVRHAFSKCGGNLGTDGSVAYLFSKKGVISFEKGDEDTIMEAALEAGAEDVVTYDDGAIDVYTAWEEMGKVRDALEAAGLKADSAEVSMIPSTKADMDAETAPKLMRLIDMLEDCDDVQEVYHNGEISDEVAATL comes from the coding sequence ATGGCAGGTCATAGTAAATGGGCCAACACCAGACATCGTAAAGCTGCGCAGGATGCTAAGCGCGGTAAAATCTTCACTAAAATCATTCGTGAACTGGTAACCGCGGCTAAGCTGGGCGGTGGAGATCCGGATGCTAACCCGCGTCTGCGTGCAGCCATTGATAAAGCACTGTCTAACAACATGACCCGTGACACCCTGAACCGCGCAATTGCACGTGGTGTGGGCGGTGATGATGATGCGAACATGGAAACCATCATCTACGAAGGTTACGGTCCTGGCGGCACGGCTATCATGATTGAATGTCTGTCTGACAACCGCAACCGTACCGTTGCTGAAGTGCGTCACGCATTTAGCAAATGTGGCGGTAACCTCGGTACTGACGGTTCTGTAGCCTATCTGTTCAGCAAAAAAGGCGTGATCTCCTTCGAGAAAGGCGACGAAGACACCATCATGGAAGCAGCACTGGAAGCAGGTGCTGAAGACGTTGTGACCTATGATGACGGCGCAATCGACGTCTACACTGCATGGGAAGAGATGGGTAAAGTACGCGATGCTCTGGAAGCGGCAGGTCTGAAAGCAGACAGCGCAGAAGTTTCCATGATCCCGTCAACCAAAGCCGATATGGATGCAGAAACTGCACCGAAACTGATGCGTCTGATCGATATGCTGGAAGACTGTGACGACGTGCAGGAAGTTTACCATAACGGTGAGATCTCTGATGAGGTTGCAGCGACCCTCTGA